One part of the Gossypium raimondii isolate GPD5lz chromosome 1, ASM2569854v1, whole genome shotgun sequence genome encodes these proteins:
- the LOC105781483 gene encoding receptor-like protein 9DC3 has product MNRFQGTIPDTFDKKCGLNNINFNGNELEGSIPPSLVHCRNMQVLDLGNNKIKDTFPRWLETLPEMQVLVLRSNKLHSFLPSPMVNHSFPELRILDLANNDLAGPLPKGYVDNMKGMWNLDEQGTSSYMGTRNFSYHYSVSLTIKGFEIKLEKILTIFSSIDLSNNMFVGEISSFVGQHNSLRGPNLSHNSFSGQIPESIGNLTQLEWLDLSSNKLNGQIPHKLADLTFLAFLNLSDNRLTGPTPQGRQFNTFENASYHGNIGLCGFPLSRGCNADG; this is encoded by the coding sequence ATGAATCGGTTTCAAGGAACCATCCCTGACACATTTGATAAGAAATGTGGGTTGAACAATATTAACTTCAATGGCAATGAATTGGAAGGGTCAATACCACCATCTTTGGTTCATTGTAGAAACATGCAAGTGTTGGATCTTGGTAACAACAAGATCAAAGATACATTCCCTCGCTGGCTGGAAACACTGCCTGAAATGCAAGTTCTTGTTTTGCGGTCCAACAAATTGCACAGTTTCTTACCAAGTCCCATGGTAAATCATTCTTTTCCCGAGTTAAGAATTTTAGACCTTGCTAACAATGACTTGGCCGGGCCTTTACCAAAAGGGTACGTTGACAACATGAAGGGCATGTGGAATCTCGATGAACAAGGAACTTCTTCATATATGGGAACAAGAAATTTCTCTTACCATTATTCTGTGAGTTTGACCATCAAAGGATTTGAGATTAAACTTGAGAAAATCTTGACAATATTCTCAAGTATTGATCTCTCAAACAATATGTTTGTCGGAGAGATTTCAAGTTTTGTGGGACAGCATAATTCACTCAGAGGGCCCAACCTGTCTCATAATAGCTTCAGTGGTCAAATCCCTGAATCCATTGGAAATTTGACCCAACTTGAATGGTTAGACCTCTCTTCAAACAAGCTCAATGGCCAGATTCCTCACAAACTCGCTGATCTAACATTTCTTGCCTTCTTAAACCTTTCGGATAACCGACTCACAGGACCGACTCCTCAAGGCAGACAGTTCAATACATTTGAAAATGCTTCATACCATGGAAACATAGGTCTATGCGGGTTTCCATTATCCAGAGGTTGCAACGCAGATGGGTGA
- the LOC128039873 gene encoding leucine-rich repeat receptor-like serine/threonine-protein kinase SKM1, whose protein sequence is MQHEASSKLLSRPAAAIELSSFCLFLAVLLVILLLDHLCFCLVTLFAVNAAIVPTIIELQNLKLLQLMLNSFTGKIPNAEASLPRLQVLQLWSNQLSGEIPNYLGTQSDLTILDLSMNNLSGKIPDELCHSGHLVTLGLFSNSLQGQIPRSLNTCKSLEAIHLRKNSSGNDEGIVELDMFSNLPNLRFLDLSYNGVSVSSSINSSYTWPNLQYLSLASCSLNEFPRFLKGSKHLMSLDLSDNKIHGQNPKWILNKGLDTLSYLNLSHNFLTHIERLPWENENT, encoded by the exons ATGCAACATGAAGCCAGCAGCAAGCTACTGTCGAGACCAGCAGCAGCTATCGAGCTCAGCTCATTTTGCTTG TTTCTTGCTGTTCTGCTTGTTATCCTTTTGCTCGATCACCTTTGCTTCTGTCTTGTTACTTTGTTTGCTGTAAATGCTGCCATTGTTCCAACAATAATTGAGTTGCAGAACTTGAAGCTTCTTCAGCTTATGCTCAACAGCTTCACTGGTAAAATTCCAAACGCTGAAGCATCTTTGCCTCGCCTTCAAGTCCTTCAACTTTGGTCCAACCAACTATCTGGTGAAATCCCAAATTATCTTGGAACACAAAGTGATCTCACGATTTTAGACCTTTCAATGAACAACCTGAGTGGAAAAATACCCGATGAACTTTGCCATTCAGGCCATCTAGTTACACTGGGTCTTTTCTCAAATTCTCTTCAAGGGCAAATACCGAGGAGTCTAAATACTTGCAAGAGTTTAGAGGCTATTCACCTTAGGAAAAACAGTTCGGGAAACGATGAAGGAATTGTAGAATTGGACATGTTTTCAAACCTTCCAAATCTTAGATTCCTTGATCTTTCATATAATGGTGTATCAGTGAGCAGTAGCATCAATTCCAGCTATACTTGGCCTAATCTTCAGTATTTGTCCTTGGCTTCTTGTAGCCTGAACGAATTCCCCAGATTCCTAAAGGGCTCAAAACATTTAATGAGTTTAGACCTTTCTGACAACAAGATCCATGGCCAGAATCCCAAGTGGATACTGAACAAAGGGCTGGATACTTTGAGCTATTTGAATCTTTCTCACAACTTCCTAACACACATAGAGCGACTTCCGTGGGAAAATGAAAACACTTGA
- the LOC105781479 gene encoding putative DUF21 domain-containing protein At3g13070, chloroplastic encodes MEMALESSILSKPNFFSSAKSSAFLLFNRNFKYPPKFLSKTNHYPASIISSFPNPRVVKAFGMPKTGTFGSQARLGSLIEENEELGSYQNLIFVKRGILVAMVCGVLAFGCKRVFAVEGVVNAGYGVIGQSILLLKNAWPKLSMLLKVFKEQGLVLTALLGLSAFFSMAETAITTLWPWKIRELAEKESEDGVFKMLRSDVTRFLTTILIGTTVVNIGATALVTDAATAIFGEAGVSAATGVMTVAILLLTEITPKSIAVHNPTEVARFVVRPVAWLSVILYPVGRVVTFLSMGMLKIFGLKGKSEPYVTEDELKLMLRGAELSGAIEEEEQDMIENVLEIKDTHVREVMTPLVDVVAIDASSTLVEFHNLWLTHQYSRVPVFEQRVDNIMGIAYAMDLLDYVTKGEVLESTTVGDMAHKPAYFVPDSMLVWNLLREFRIRKVHMAVVLNEYGGTVGLVTLEDVVEEIVGEIFDENDSNEEIQKKTGYIVMRADGIFDVDANTSIDQLSEDLNIKMPEEHQYETVSGFVCEAFGYIPRTGESIKVVLEKGNEEEDDENAEAGSDQQDMKERHQIYKLEILAGNARKVSAVRFERINEEALLDDTAVTPMISKIIKRKWSSDEDSNNGNYNEDTFEKRQEEDISDHYVIADYKEDKDSPNEQ; translated from the exons atggAAATGGCACTTGAATCCTCAATTCTCAGCAAAccaaatttcttttcttcaGCGAAGTCCTCAGCTTTCCTGCTTTTTAATCGAAATTTCAAGTACCCACcaaaatttttatccaaaactaATCACTACCCAGCTTCCATTATCTCAAGCTTTCCCAACCCCCGTGTTGTTAAAGCCTTTGGGATGCCAAAAACTGGTACTTTTGGAAGTCAAGCACGTTTAGGTTCGTTAAtcgaagaaaatgaagaactgGGAAGTTATCAGAATTTGATTTTTGTGAAAAGAGGAATTTTAGTGGCAATGGTTTGTGGTGTATTGGCCTTTGGTTGTAAAAGAGTGTTTGCTGTAGAGGGAGTGGTTAATGCTGGATATGGAGTGATTGGGCAGTCCATATTATTGTTGAAGAATGCTTGGCCAAAGCTATCTATGCTTCTAAAAGTGTTCAAGGAGCAAGGTTTGGTCTTGACAGCGCTTTTGGGTCTCTCTGCATTCTTCTCAATGGCAGAGACGGCTATAACTACATTATGGCCTTGGAAG ATACGTGAGCTGGCTGAAAAAGAGTCTGAAGATGGTGTATTCAAGATGCTTCGTAGTGATGTAACTCGGTTTCTTACAACTATTCTTATTGGCACCAC TGTGGTGAATATTGGAGCTACTGCTTTAGTTACTGATGCTGCAACAGCAATATTTGGGGAAGCTGGCGTTAGTGCAGCAACTGGAGTAATGACT GTTGCCATATTGCTTCTCACTGAGATCACTCCAAAGAGTATAGCTGTTCACAATCCCACAGAAGTTGCCAGATTTGTG GTCAGGCCAGTGGCTTGGCTTTCTGTAATACTGTATCCAGTGGGAAGAGTTGTCACATTTCTATCAATGGGAATGCTTAAAATTTTTGGCCTAAAAggaaaaag TGAACCTTATGTTACTGAAGATGAATTGAAGCTAATGTTACGAGGAGCAGAATTGAGTGGAGCAATAGAGGAGGAGGAGCAG GATATGATTGAAAATGTGTTAGAGATAAAAGATACTCATGTTAGAGAGGTGATGACACCTCTTGTTGATGTCGTTGCCATTGATGCGAGCTCAACTCTTGTTGAATTCCACAATTTGTGGTTGACTCATCAATACTCAAG GGTGCCTGTTTTTGAGCAGCGTGTTGACAATATCATGGGTATTGCATATGCTATGGATCTACTCGATTATGTTACAAAG GGTGAAGTGCTAGAAAGTACCACTGTGGGAGATATGGCTCACAAGCCTGCATATTTTGTGCCTG ATTCAATGTTAGTCTGGAATCTTCTTAGAGAGTTCCGCATTAGGAAGGTTCACATGGCTGTTGTTCTTAATGAATATGGTGGAACAGTTGGA CTAGTCACCTTAGAAGATGTGGTAGAGGAGATTGTTGGTgaaattttcgatgaaaatgatTCAAAT GAGGAGATCCAGAAGAAAACCGGCTACATTGTAATGCGAGCAGACGGAATTTTTGATGTTGATGCCAACACATCTATTGATCAACTTTCTGAAGATCTGAATATCAAAATGCCCGAG GAACATCAATATGAGACAGTGTCAGGTTTTGTCTGTGAAGCATTTGGATATATACCAAGGACAGGTGAGAGTATTAAGGTAGTCCTTGAAAAgggaaatgaagaagaagatgatgagaaTGCTGAAGCTGGATCTGATCAGCAAGATATGAAGGAAAGGCATCAAATTTATAAACTTGAG ATATTAGCAGGAAATGCCCGAAAAGTTAGTGCCGTTAGATTTGAACGGATAAACGAGGAAGCACTATTAGATGACACAGCAGTAACTCCAATgatttcaaaaatcataaagaGGAAATGGAGCAGTGATGAAGACTCGAATAATGGCAACTACAATGAAGATACATTTGAAAAGAGGCAAGAGGAAGACATCTCAGATCACTATGTAATTGCTGATTACAAAGAGGATAAGGATAGTCCCAATGAACAGTAG
- the LOC105781489 gene encoding cytochrome P450 71D9, protein MADNIISMFLPFNILLTILLFSFIITRLVKTLKAKKPSPRLPPGPWKLPLIGNIHQLVAVSIPHFTLRNLALNHGPLMHLQLGEVSTVVISSPEFAEEAMRKNDIIFASRPYQLAPSIISYDCTNIVFSPYGSYWRHLRKICVTELLSAQRVRSFRRVREEMVSNLIKTISSSQGSPINLSDQIFSLTYRITAAMAFGSKCSEEEKFKSIITKVTELSTGLTLADFFPSIKAVEVISGIRPKLEKLHGEADRILENIISEHKERKIEGNGSGEDEKDIVDMLLDLQQHGNLDFPLSSNNIKSVILDMFAAGSETSSISVEWAMSQLLKNPSLMEKATAEVRQVFNGKGYVDEARFGELKFLKLVIKETLRLHNPVPLIPRECRENCKLGGYDIPAKTKVLINSWAIARDSRYWSEPESFNPERFLDSSLDYKGTDFQYIPFGAGRRICPGITFGLANVEQQLAQLVYHFDWKLPNGMKCEDLDITSGPGLTTRRKHDLFVIPVPYHPSPLQ, encoded by the exons ATGGCAGATAATATAATCTCCATGTTTCTTCCCTTCAACATCCTCCTTACCATCCTCTTGTTCTCTTTCATAATTACCAGACTAGTGAAAACATTGAAAGCTAAGAAACCATCCCCAAGGCTGCCTCCAGGGCCATGGAAACTACCTCTCATAGGCAACATTCACCAGCTTGTTGCTGTCTCAATACCTCATTTCACATTAAGGAACTTGGCTCTAAACCATGGCCCCTTAATGCATCTGCAACTTGGGGAAGTCTCCACAGTTGTTATATCTTCCCCTGAATTCGCCGAAGAAGCTATGAGAAAAAATGATATCATTTTTGCTTCCAGGCCCTATCAGTTAGCTCCCAGCATCATATCTTATGACTGTACTAACATTGTATTCTCCCCTTATGGTAGTTATTGGAGGCATCTTCGAAAAATCTGCGTAACTGAGCTTTTATCCGCGCAGCGTGTGAGATCATTCAGAAGAGTTAGAGAAGAGATGGTTTCCAATCTCATCAAGACAATATCTTCAAGCCAGGGTTCACCAATCAACCTGAGTGACCAAATTTTCTCATTAACATATCGGATAACGGCAGCGATGGCCTTTGGGTCGAAATGCAGTGAAGAGGAAAAGTTCAAATCTATCATCACGAAAGTTACAGAGCTGTCAACCGGCCTTACCCTTGCAGATTTCTTCCCTTCAATTAAAGCAGTTGAGGTGATTAGTGGAATCAGGCCAAAACTTGAGAAGCTACATGGAGAAGCTGATAGAATACTTGAAAATATCATTTCTGAGCATAAAGAGAGGAAGATTGAAGGAAATGGAAGTGGTGAAGATGAGAAAGATATAGTTGATATGCTTTTGGACCTTCAACAACATGGGAACCTTGACTTTCCTTTATCTtccaacaacatcaaatcagtcaTCTTG GACATGTTTGCTGCAGGGAGTGAAACATCATCAATATCTGTTGAATGGGCAATGTCACAACTGCTGAAAAATCCAAGCTTAATGGAAAAGGCTACAGCTGAGGTGAGACAGGTGTTTAATGGCAAAGGGTATGTAGATGAAGCACGGTTTGGTGaactaaaattcctaaaattagTCATAAAAGAAACACTGAGGTTACACAATCCAGTGCCTTTAATACCAAGGGAATGCCGTGAGAACTGTAAGCTTGGTGGATATGATATTCCTGCTAAAACTAAAGTTCTTATCAATTCATGGGCAATTGCAAGAGATTCTAGGTACTGGAGTGAACCTGAGAGTTTTAATCCTGAAAGGTTCCTTGATAGCTCATTAGACTATAAAGGAACAGATTTCCAATATATTCCATTCGGGGCCGGAAGGAGGATATGTCCAGGCATAACATTTGGTCTTGCTAATGTTGAACAGCAACTAGCACAATTGGTGTACCACTTTGATTGGAAGCTCCCCAATGGAATGAAGTGTGAAGATTTGGATATCACATCTGGACCAGGTTTAACGACAAGAAGGAAACACGACCTGTTTGTAATTCCAGTTCCTTATCATCCTTCACCTCTTCAATAA